A portion of the Stigmatella aurantiaca DW4/3-1 genome contains these proteins:
- the agmC gene encoding adventurous gliding motility protein AgmC: MNSAFLKNSFRTALLALLACALPALAAPDNVLLGTGRDGAFTASSLNQIINRYVQVTTPRLPGDTSLVVQDATGYAAGDLVMVIQMTGIVPEPGSGSSTPIDLSNDPVGRWEFARLASVSGTTLTLTAPLIHSYAANVTQAIRVPEYTAVTIGAGRSLTAAAWNGSTGGVLAFLATGTVTNSGGINVSGKGFRGGKPVVDTSLATGCFGLDEAPAQGAQKGEGIAITRYGPLQTGRGRVANGGGGGVCFKSGGGGGGNAGAGGQGGNSFLDEFGTPDSGNRSVGGEGGLLLTLSLADRLMMGGGGGAGHSVDGTSRAGGEGGGILFIRAAQFAGTGVVTANGLTSTPSSGTDAAGGGGAGGSIYLRVTATALPNPPVCGVVQAVGGRGGDADLEVGPGGGGGGGRIYFQRFATGNACYPTATAAIGATAGGQPNPDVGTSYGAQAGANGSYLRIDTAPYPSAVPPTPVVETPANGSVTNNTTPTYTGTLPTPFPAGTQVALFVDNVQVALVTPNAAGNWSATPGTALGQGPHSVYAVAVIPDQVVYGNSSNTNTFTVDITPPAAPVVTTPANGSTTNDNTPTYSGTAEPGSAVNIIVDGTSVGTATANASGNWSFTPTTPLADGPHTVRATATDVAGNTSPSSSTNNFTVDATAPVAPVVTTPANGSITNDNTPTYSGTAEPGSTVNIIVDGTSVGTATANASGNWSFTPTTPLADGPHTVRATATDAAGNTSPSSSTNNFTVDATAPVAPVVATPANGSTTNDNTPTYSGTAEPGSTVNVIVDGTSVGTATANASGNWTLTPTAPLAEGPHTVNATATDAAGNTSPVSSTNTFTVDTVAPAAPVVTTPANGSLINDSTPTYSGTGEPGSTINVIVDGTSVGTTTVDGSGNWSFTPTTPLAEGPHTVSATATDAAGNTSPSSNTNNFTVDTVAPAAPVVVTPANGSTTNDNTPTYSGTAEPGSTVNVIVDGTSVGTATANASGNWTLTPGAGLSSGPHTVNATATDAAGNTSPVSNTNTFTVDADPPEAPVVVTPANNSVTNDNTPIFSGTAEPGTTVAIYLGAVELVANVPVDASGNWTYTPTTPLADGTYDVSAVATDGVGNASGSSNVNRFTVDATGPAAPVITSPVDGSSTGDSTPTITGTAEPGSTVTVVIDGTVVGTAPVDASGNWTYTPTTPLAEGPHTVTATATDAAGNTGPTSEPVDFIIDESLPGTPEITGPANNSTTNDSTPVISGTAEPGSTVTVVIDGTVVGTVPVDASGNWSYTPTTPLADGPHTVTVTATDNTGNVSAPSTPVTFTVDTIAPDTVIDSGPPPSTESSDATFAFSSDEEGVTFECSLDGGDFVPCSNPVTFPGLSAGGHVLEVRARDLAGNVDETPAEWTWTVTSPETPSGGNLDFLGDGIGCASAGGSPSTLAVMGLAVLSALFFRRRRA; encoded by the coding sequence ATGAACTCAGCCTTCTTGAAGAACTCTTTCCGCACCGCGCTCCTGGCGCTCCTCGCCTGTGCGCTGCCCGCGCTGGCCGCGCCCGACAACGTCTTGCTGGGCACCGGCCGGGACGGGGCCTTCACCGCGTCCTCGCTCAACCAGATCATCAACCGTTATGTCCAGGTGACGACCCCCCGCCTCCCGGGTGACACGTCCCTCGTGGTGCAGGACGCCACGGGCTACGCCGCAGGCGATCTGGTGATGGTCATCCAGATGACGGGCATCGTCCCCGAGCCCGGCTCGGGTTCGTCGACGCCCATTGATCTCAGCAACGACCCGGTGGGCCGGTGGGAGTTCGCTCGCCTGGCCTCGGTGTCGGGGACGACGCTGACGCTGACGGCGCCGCTCATCCACTCGTACGCTGCGAATGTGACCCAGGCCATCCGGGTGCCTGAGTACACCGCAGTGACCATCGGGGCAGGCCGCTCGCTCACCGCAGCCGCTTGGAATGGGAGCACGGGCGGCGTGCTGGCCTTTTTGGCCACGGGAACGGTGACGAACTCGGGCGGCATCAACGTCTCGGGCAAGGGTTTCCGGGGCGGCAAGCCCGTGGTGGACACCAGTCTCGCCACGGGGTGCTTCGGCCTGGATGAGGCCCCTGCGCAGGGGGCTCAGAAGGGCGAGGGCATTGCCATCACGCGCTACGGGCCCTTGCAGACGGGCCGTGGCCGGGTGGCCAATGGCGGCGGTGGCGGTGTGTGCTTCAAGTCCGGCGGTGGCGGCGGTGGCAACGCGGGCGCCGGCGGCCAGGGCGGCAACAGCTTCCTGGATGAGTTTGGAACGCCCGACAGTGGCAACCGGTCGGTGGGCGGTGAGGGCGGCCTGCTCCTGACGCTCTCGCTGGCCGACCGCCTGATGATGGGCGGCGGCGGCGGCGCGGGTCACTCCGTGGACGGCACCAGCCGGGCGGGTGGTGAGGGTGGCGGTATCCTCTTCATCCGGGCCGCCCAGTTCGCCGGGACGGGCGTGGTCACGGCCAATGGACTGACCTCCACCCCTAGCAGTGGCACGGATGCGGCGGGCGGTGGCGGAGCCGGAGGCAGCATCTATCTGCGGGTGACCGCTACGGCCCTCCCAAATCCTCCTGTCTGCGGCGTCGTCCAAGCCGTGGGTGGCCGGGGCGGGGACGCGGACCTTGAGGTCGGCCCTGGCGGTGGTGGTGGCGGTGGCCGGATTTACTTCCAGCGGTTTGCGACAGGGAACGCCTGCTACCCCACGGCTACGGCTGCCATTGGCGCGACCGCGGGCGGCCAGCCCAACCCTGATGTGGGGACCTCTTACGGCGCACAGGCAGGGGCCAACGGCAGCTATCTCCGGATCGATACGGCTCCTTATCCCAGCGCTGTCCCTCCGACTCCCGTAGTGGAGACACCGGCCAACGGCTCTGTGACGAACAACACCACGCCGACGTACACCGGCACGCTTCCGACGCCTTTCCCCGCGGGCACCCAGGTGGCCCTGTTCGTGGACAACGTCCAGGTCGCGCTCGTGACGCCGAACGCTGCCGGGAACTGGAGCGCCACGCCCGGCACCGCGCTGGGCCAGGGGCCGCACTCGGTCTATGCCGTGGCGGTCATCCCGGATCAGGTGGTGTATGGCAATTCGAGCAACACCAACACCTTCACCGTGGATATCACTCCGCCGGCCGCGCCCGTGGTGACGACGCCCGCCAATGGCTCGACCACCAACGACAACACGCCGACGTACAGTGGCACGGCCGAGCCGGGCAGCGCCGTCAACATCATCGTGGATGGCACGTCCGTAGGCACCGCGACGGCGAATGCCAGTGGCAACTGGAGCTTCACGCCCACCACGCCGCTGGCCGATGGTCCGCATACGGTCCGGGCCACGGCCACGGATGTGGCGGGCAATACCAGCCCTTCGTCCAGCACGAACAACTTCACCGTGGACGCCACGGCGCCGGTCGCGCCCGTGGTGACGACGCCCGCCAATGGCTCGATCACCAACGACAACACGCCGACGTACAGTGGCACGGCCGAGCCCGGGAGCACCGTTAACATCATCGTGGATGGCACGTCCGTGGGCACCGCGACGGCGAATGCCAGTGGCAACTGGAGCTTCACGCCCACCACGCCGCTGGCCGATGGTCCGCATACGGTCCGGGCCACGGCGACGGATGCAGCGGGCAACACCAGCCCTTCGTCCAGCACGAACAACTTCACCGTGGACGCCACGGCGCCGGTCGCGCCCGTGGTGGCGACGCCCGCCAATGGGTCGACCACCAACGACAACACGCCGACGTACAGTGGCACGGCCGAGCCCGGGAGCACCGTCAACGTCATCGTGGATGGCACGTCCGTGGGCACCGCGACGGCGAATGCCAGCGGCAACTGGACCCTCACGCCGACTGCGCCGCTGGCCGAGGGCCCGCACACGGTGAATGCCACGGCGACGGATGCAGCGGGCAACACCAGCCCCGTCTCCAGCACGAACACCTTCACGGTGGATACCGTCGCCCCGGCGGCCCCGGTGGTGACGACGCCCGCCAATGGCTCGCTCATCAATGATTCCACGCCGACGTACAGCGGCACGGGCGAGCCGGGCAGCACCATCAACGTCATCGTGGATGGCACGTCCGTGGGCACCACGACCGTGGATGGCAGCGGCAACTGGAGCTTCACGCCCACCACGCCGCTGGCCGAGGGCCCGCACACGGTGAGCGCCACGGCGACGGATGCAGCGGGCAACACCAGTCCTTCGTCCAATACGAATAACTTCACGGTGGATACCGTGGCCCCGGCGGCCCCGGTGGTGGTGACGCCCGCCAATGGCTCGACTACCAACGACAACACGCCGACGTACAGCGGTACGGCTGAACCGGGCAGCACCGTCAATGTCATCGTGGATGGCACGTCCGTGGGCACCGCGACGGCGAATGCCAGCGGCAACTGGACCCTCACGCCTGGCGCGGGGCTGTCCTCGGGCCCGCACACGGTGAATGCCACGGCCACGGATGCGGCGGGCAACACCAGCCCCGTTTCCAACACCAACACTTTCACCGTGGACGCGGATCCGCCTGAGGCCCCGGTGGTGGTGACGCCCGCCAACAACTCGGTGACCAACGACAACACGCCCATCTTCTCGGGCACCGCCGAGCCGGGCACCACGGTGGCGATCTACCTGGGCGCGGTGGAACTGGTCGCCAACGTTCCCGTGGACGCGAGCGGCAACTGGACTTACACCCCCACCACGCCGCTGGCCGATGGCACCTATGACGTGAGCGCCGTGGCCACGGACGGGGTCGGCAATGCGAGCGGGAGCTCGAACGTCAACCGCTTCACCGTGGACGCCACGGGCCCCGCCGCGCCGGTCATCACCTCGCCGGTGGATGGCTCGAGCACGGGCGACTCGACGCCCACCATCACGGGCACCGCCGAGCCGGGCAGCACCGTGACGGTCGTCATCGACGGCACGGTGGTGGGCACCGCGCCGGTGGATGCGAGCGGCAACTGGACGTACACCCCCACCACGCCGCTGGCCGAGGGCCCGCACACCGTCACCGCCACGGCCACGGACGCCGCCGGCAACACGGGGCCCACGTCCGAGCCTGTCGACTTCATCATCGACGAGAGCCTGCCCGGGACGCCGGAGATCACCGGGCCCGCCAACAACTCGACGACCAACGACTCGACGCCCGTCATCTCGGGCACCGCCGAGCCAGGCAGCACCGTGACGGTCGTCATCGACGGCACGGTGGTGGGCACCGTCCCGGTGGACGCGAGCGGCAACTGGTCCTACACCCCCACCACGCCGCTGGCCGACGGGCCCCACACGGTCACCGTCACGGCCACGGACAACACGGGCAACGTCAGCGCTCCGTCCACGCCGGTCACCTTCACCGTGGACACGATCGCGCCCGATACGGTCATCGACTCCGGGCCTCCTCCCTCCACGGAGAGCTCTGACGCCACGTTCGCCTTCAGCTCCGATGAGGAGGGGGTGACGTTCGAGTGCAGCCTGGACGGTGGGGACTTCGTGCCTTGCAGCAACCCCGTCACGTTCCCGGGGCTCTCCGCGGGAGGCCACGTCCTCGAGGTGCGCGCCCGGGATCTGGCCGGCAACGTGGACGAGACCCCCGCCGAATGGACGTGGACGGTCACTTCGCCGGAGACGCCCTCGGGGGGCAACCTGGACTTCCTCGGCGACGGCATCGGGTGTGCGTCGGCCGGGGGCTCGCCCTCCACGTTGGCGGTGATGGGGCTGGCGGTGCTCTCCGCGCTGTTCTTCCGCCGCCGCCGCGCGTAG
- a CDS encoding response regulator: MSSSSPLFGDLLLKLGIVTPSQVQEALALQPRTGQRVGEALISLGYVTRAQLHDALSEALGLNHDKGPAHPPLGELLVGLKYITLGQLEEALAFQRKDGRKLGEILVEMGHCTYRQIYEALSLQGRITGRQEAPRQVLQGHHRVMVVDDSPLACDFVKEGLEALGLGYEVMCFQDPYEALEQVGKVQPAIVLSDLDMPGIDGLELCWRLKESPSRQVPVIILTANDSEAERVKGLRAGADDYVNKSASMAELSARIESVMRRTSETERMRKLFARYTSDAVVEEILKSPDTVVLTGEKREVTVLFADIRNFTGLAESLPPEQVVGVLNQVLGRLSDAVLTCGGTLDKFLGDGLMAVWGAPVHRTDDALRALQAAKMMMTAMVELRQAAQAEWAANERLGRPLVLELGIGINSGLAVAGNIGGSMRTEYTCIGDAVNVAARLCALAGPGEILAGERTRELVSHREMPFEDLPPVRLKGKQQPVPLYRVL; encoded by the coding sequence ATGAGTTCCTCCAGCCCCCTCTTCGGCGACCTTCTCCTCAAGCTGGGCATCGTCACGCCCAGTCAGGTCCAAGAGGCGCTCGCGCTGCAGCCCCGCACGGGGCAGCGTGTGGGCGAGGCACTCATCTCCCTGGGCTACGTCACCCGGGCGCAGCTCCACGACGCGCTGAGCGAGGCGCTGGGGCTCAACCACGACAAGGGCCCCGCGCACCCGCCCCTGGGCGAACTGCTGGTGGGCCTGAAGTACATCACCCTGGGACAGCTCGAGGAGGCGCTCGCCTTCCAGCGCAAGGATGGGCGCAAGCTGGGCGAAATCCTGGTGGAGATGGGCCACTGCACCTACCGGCAGATCTACGAGGCGTTAAGCCTCCAGGGCCGCATCACCGGGCGCCAGGAGGCCCCTCGCCAGGTGCTCCAGGGCCACCACCGGGTGATGGTGGTGGATGACAGCCCGCTGGCCTGCGACTTCGTGAAGGAGGGGCTGGAGGCGCTGGGGCTGGGCTACGAGGTGATGTGCTTCCAGGATCCCTACGAGGCGCTGGAGCAGGTGGGCAAGGTGCAGCCGGCCATCGTGCTGTCGGACCTGGACATGCCGGGCATCGACGGGTTGGAGCTGTGCTGGCGGCTGAAGGAGAGCCCTTCCCGGCAGGTGCCCGTCATCATCCTCACGGCCAATGACAGCGAGGCCGAGCGCGTGAAGGGCCTGCGCGCCGGCGCGGATGACTACGTGAACAAGTCGGCCTCCATGGCCGAGCTGTCGGCGCGCATCGAGAGCGTCATGCGCCGCACGAGCGAGACGGAGCGCATGCGCAAGCTGTTCGCGCGCTACACGTCCGACGCGGTGGTGGAGGAGATTCTCAAGAGCCCGGACACGGTGGTGCTCACCGGCGAGAAGCGCGAGGTGACGGTGCTCTTCGCGGACATCCGCAACTTCACGGGCTTGGCCGAGAGCCTCCCCCCCGAGCAGGTGGTGGGTGTGCTGAACCAGGTGCTCGGGCGGCTGTCGGACGCGGTGCTCACCTGCGGGGGCACGCTGGACAAGTTCCTCGGGGACGGGCTGATGGCGGTGTGGGGTGCGCCAGTGCACCGCACGGATGACGCGCTGCGGGCGCTCCAGGCCGCGAAGATGATGATGACGGCCATGGTGGAGCTGCGCCAGGCCGCTCAGGCCGAGTGGGCCGCCAACGAGCGGCTGGGCCGGCCGCTGGTGCTGGAGCTGGGCATCGGCATCAACTCGGGGCTGGCGGTGGCCGGCAACATCGGCGGCTCCATGCGCACCGAGTACACGTGCATTGGCGACGCGGTGAACGTGGCCGCGCGGCTGTGCGCCCTGGCGGGCCCGGGGGAAATCCTGGCGGGCGAGCGGACGCGGGAGCTCGTCTCGCACCGGGAGATGCCTTTCGAGGACTTGCCTCCGGTGCGGCTCAAGGGCAAACAGCAGCCCGTGCCGCTCTACCGCGTGTTGTGA
- a CDS encoding type II secretion system protein GspG: MTGTSQQVVSSPRPARLLLVVALVLCAVAVPTTLALRGEQHPSYARVHADFAVLNAALEKYRAAQGTLPEDGALDFLVPDYLPELPVDPWGRPYVYLYNGQQVFLATFGEDGLRGGSGVEQDHTIHDGHTH, from the coding sequence ATGACCGGGACGTCCCAACAGGTGGTGTCTTCTCCGCGGCCCGCGAGGCTGTTGCTCGTGGTGGCCCTGGTGCTGTGCGCGGTGGCGGTGCCCACCACCCTGGCCTTGCGGGGGGAGCAGCACCCCTCCTATGCGCGCGTCCACGCGGACTTCGCGGTGCTGAATGCGGCGCTGGAGAAGTACCGGGCGGCCCAGGGCACGCTGCCCGAGGACGGGGCGCTCGACTTCTTGGTGCCCGACTACCTGCCGGAGCTGCCGGTGGACCCGTGGGGGCGGCCCTACGTGTACCTGTACAACGGCCAGCAGGTGTTCCTGGCCACCTTTGGCGAGGACGGGCTGCGCGGCGGCTCCGGGGTGGAGCAGGACCACACCATCCACGACGGTCACACGCACTGA
- a CDS encoding Fis family transcriptional regulator, with the protein MLIPRGYGEEELVSNRASLLLYGGTEEERRLWAQEAAYHFEHEGAMVEVRQAADLAPALQRPKGVVFIPDVSKLSREAQGTILRCLQTQEERPKVVVAILGSAEAALERGVLRDDLHYRLHQAQVNLAQPGLRETLRERWARLAELRAVKEAKAREEAERERQAAMTRLPGTVTRLTPQQRKVQGSKPSSRKASRR; encoded by the coding sequence GTGTTGATTCCCCGCGGATATGGCGAAGAGGAGCTTGTCTCCAACCGCGCGTCACTGCTGCTCTACGGGGGGACGGAGGAGGAGAGGCGGCTGTGGGCGCAGGAGGCCGCGTACCATTTCGAGCATGAGGGCGCGATGGTGGAGGTCCGTCAGGCGGCGGATCTGGCCCCGGCGCTGCAACGCCCCAAGGGCGTGGTGTTCATTCCGGATGTGTCCAAGCTGAGCCGGGAGGCGCAAGGCACCATCCTGCGGTGCTTGCAGACGCAGGAGGAGCGGCCGAAGGTGGTGGTGGCCATCCTGGGCTCGGCGGAGGCGGCGCTGGAGCGAGGGGTGCTGCGCGATGACCTCCACTACCGGCTGCACCAGGCGCAGGTGAACCTGGCCCAGCCCGGGCTGCGCGAGACGCTGCGTGAGCGCTGGGCACGGCTGGCGGAGCTGCGCGCGGTGAAGGAGGCCAAGGCGCGCGAGGAGGCCGAGCGCGAGCGTCAGGCGGCGATGACCCGGCTGCCGGGCACGGTGACGCGGCTGACGCCGCAGCAGCGCAAGGTGCAAGGGTCGAAGCCCTCGTCGCGCAAGGCCAGCCGCCGGTAG
- a CDS encoding O-acetyl-ADP-ribose deacetylase, translating to MRRVLWLGDITTVAADAIVNAANESLLGGGGVDGAIHRAAGAELLEECRTLGGCPTGEARITRGYRLPARHVIHTVGPRWHGGGQGEAALLARCYQSVFARMEEHGLRTVAFPSISTGVYGYPIEQASRIALREIHAALERRPALEKVTVVLFSPGDLQVYQRALAELPGAQEGTPG from the coding sequence ATGCGACGGGTGCTTTGGCTGGGAGACATCACGACGGTGGCGGCGGATGCCATCGTCAACGCGGCGAACGAGTCGCTCCTCGGCGGAGGAGGGGTGGACGGCGCCATTCACCGCGCGGCGGGCGCGGAGCTCCTGGAAGAGTGCCGCACGCTCGGAGGATGTCCCACGGGCGAGGCGCGGATCACCCGGGGCTACCGGCTGCCCGCGCGCCACGTCATCCACACGGTGGGGCCGCGCTGGCACGGCGGGGGGCAGGGAGAGGCGGCGCTGCTGGCGCGCTGCTACCAGAGTGTCTTCGCGCGGATGGAGGAGCACGGGCTGCGCACGGTGGCCTTTCCCTCCATCTCCACGGGCGTTTACGGCTATCCCATCGAGCAGGCCTCGCGCATCGCGCTACGGGAGATCCACGCGGCGCTGGAGCGGCGGCCCGCCTTGGAGAAGGTGACGGTGGTGCTCTTCAGCCCGGGAGATCTTCAGGTGTACCAGCGGGCCCTGGCGGAGCTGCCTGGTGCCCAGGAGGGCACGCCGGGGTGA